Proteins encoded by one window of Orbaceae bacterium BiB:
- the tig gene encoding trigger factor: MQVSVETTQGLGRRLTITIPSEDIKKAVDKELVNTAKKVRIDGFRKGKVPLKIVEQRYGASILQDALSDLMQRNFIDAIIQEKLNPAGAPNYIPTQYKQGEDYPFTVEFEVYPQVEIKDLDKIEVEKPAAEVADADVETMIETLRKQQGTWKQVDKEAQDQMRVVLDFVGTVDGEEFEGGKATDFALVLGQGRMIPGFETAILGHKAGDSFDIDVTFPEDYHAENLKGKAAKFASTLKKVEELELPELTADVIKRFGIADGTIDALKAEVRKNMVRELKATIRNKIKAQVIDGLVKHNDMEVPVALIDREVDVLRQQAMSRFGNNAPQSIELPKELFEAEAKKRVIIGLLFSEIIESNKLSADEARVKGLIDEIATAYEDPKEVVAYYSKDKKALDNLKSVALEDQVVDLLLEKAKVTEKASSFSELMNQQPA; the protein is encoded by the coding sequence ATGCAAGTTTCTGTGGAAACCACACAAGGATTAGGTAGACGTTTAACGATAACTATTCCATCAGAAGATATTAAAAAAGCAGTTGATAAAGAACTTGTTAATACTGCTAAGAAAGTCCGTATAGATGGTTTCCGTAAAGGGAAAGTACCTTTAAAAATCGTAGAACAACGTTATGGTGCATCAATTCTACAAGATGCTTTGAGTGATTTAATGCAACGTAACTTTATCGATGCAATCATTCAAGAAAAACTTAACCCAGCGGGCGCGCCTAATTATATCCCTACACAATATAAACAAGGTGAAGATTATCCGTTTACCGTTGAGTTTGAAGTGTATCCACAAGTTGAAATTAAAGATCTTGATAAAATCGAAGTTGAAAAACCAGCAGCAGAAGTTGCAGATGCTGACGTTGAAACAATGATCGAGACTTTACGTAAACAACAAGGAACTTGGAAACAAGTTGATAAAGAAGCACAAGATCAGATGCGCGTTGTACTTGATTTCGTTGGTACTGTTGATGGTGAAGAGTTTGAAGGCGGTAAAGCTACCGATTTCGCACTAGTATTAGGTCAAGGCCGAATGATTCCTGGTTTTGAAACTGCTATTTTAGGTCATAAAGCTGGTGACAGTTTTGATATTGATGTTACTTTCCCAGAAGATTACCATGCTGAAAATTTAAAAGGTAAAGCGGCTAAATTTGCTTCAACATTGAAAAAAGTTGAAGAGTTAGAGTTACCTGAATTAACAGCTGATGTTATTAAACGTTTCGGTATCGCTGATGGCACCATTGATGCTTTAAAAGCTGAAGTACGTAAAAATATGGTTAGAGAGCTTAAAGCTACTATCCGCAATAAAATCAAAGCACAAGTTATTGATGGTTTAGTTAAACATAACGATATGGAAGTTCCAGTAGCGTTAATTGACCGTGAAGTTGATGTATTACGTCAACAAGCGATGTCACGTTTTGGTAATAATGCTCCTCAATCAATTGAGTTGCCAAAAGAGTTATTCGAAGCTGAAGCGAAAAAACGTGTTATTATCGGATTATTATTTAGCGAAATTATCGAAAGTAACAAACTTTCTGCTGATGAAGCTCGCGTAAAAGGTCTTATTGATGAGATTGCAACAGCATATGAAGATCCGAAAGAAGTCGTTGCTTACTACAGCAAGGATAAAAAAGCATTAGATAATTTGAAATCTGTTGCTTTAGAAGATCAAGTTGTAGACTTATTACTAGAGAAAGCTAAAGTTACTGAAAAAGCATCTTCATTCTCGGAATTAATGAATCAACAGCCTGCTTAA
- the lpxD gene encoding UDP-3-O-(3-hydroxymyristoyl)glucosamine N-acyltransferase, producing the protein MYAYKLKELAEKLDAVLVGDGDIVISSIASMANAGKGQITFLSDNKYQDQLQSCKATAVVLTEESLSHWNGAALIVGNPYLTYARLAQLLDTTPKPAHGIAPSAVIADDAVLGKNVSIGANSVIENGVTLGDNAIIGAGCFIGKNSKIGANTKLWANVSIYHNIEIGDNCLIQSGAVIGSDGFGYANDRGNWVKIPQLGRVIIGNNVEIGASTTIDRGALDDTVICDGVIIDNQCQIAHNDFIGAHTAVAGGVIMAGSLKIGKYCLIGGASVINGHMEICDKVTVTGMGMVMRPISEPGVYSSGIPLQENKVWRKTASLVLHIDEMNKRLKSLEKKLLKFST; encoded by the coding sequence ATGTATGCATATAAGCTTAAAGAACTGGCAGAGAAATTAGATGCTGTTTTAGTCGGTGATGGGGATATTGTTATTAGTAGTATTGCCTCAATGGCAAATGCTGGAAAAGGACAAATTACTTTTTTATCCGATAATAAATATCAAGACCAGCTACAGTCGTGTAAAGCAACTGCAGTTGTTTTGACAGAGGAAAGCTTATCTCATTGGAATGGCGCAGCATTAATTGTTGGCAATCCTTATTTGACCTATGCAAGATTAGCTCAATTATTGGATACTACGCCAAAACCAGCACACGGAATTGCACCATCAGCTGTTATCGCTGATGATGCGGTGCTAGGTAAAAATGTTTCGATAGGAGCTAATTCAGTCATTGAAAATGGTGTTACCCTTGGTGATAATGCTATTATAGGTGCAGGTTGTTTTATTGGTAAAAATAGTAAAATTGGTGCTAATACCAAGTTATGGGCCAATGTTTCGATATATCATAATATTGAAATTGGTGATAATTGCTTGATTCAATCTGGAGCCGTTATCGGTTCTGATGGTTTTGGTTATGCGAATGATCGCGGAAACTGGGTTAAAATACCACAATTAGGCCGTGTTATTATTGGTAACAATGTGGAAATTGGAGCCTCAACGACGATTGATCGTGGCGCACTTGACGATACTGTGATTTGTGATGGTGTTATTATTGATAACCAATGTCAAATTGCACATAATGACTTTATTGGTGCTCATACTGCTGTTGCTGGTGGTGTGATTATGGCTGGTAGTCTGAAAATCGGTAAGTATTGCTTGATCGGTGGTGCTAGTGTCATCAACGGTCATATGGAAATTTGTGATAAAGTAACTGTAACAGGGATGGGGATGGTTATGCGACCTATTTCTGAACCAGGTGTTTACTCTTCAGGAATTCCTTTACAAGAGAATAAAGTATGGCGTAAAACTGCCTCATTAGTGTTACACATTGATGAAATGAATAAACGATTAAAATCGTTAGAGAAGAAACTATTAAAATTCTCGACGTAA
- a CDS encoding OmpH family outer membrane protein yields MKKIVSIISLSLALLFTGTALAETKIAVIDVMSILQQMPERDKVGKTLDSEFEARAKGLQQEEKKANEAAQKLQKDGMTLSESEKAKLTKVIKAFQDKANTFSTDYRKRENEEANKLLVKIQDAVAKIAKEQKYDLILKAEAAFYVVDSVDITNQVLQQVNK; encoded by the coding sequence GTGAAAAAAATTGTATCAATTATAAGTTTAAGTTTGGCTTTATTATTTACAGGCACAGCGCTTGCAGAAACAAAAATAGCCGTTATTGACGTTATGTCTATCTTACAACAAATGCCAGAAAGAGATAAAGTGGGTAAAACCCTTGATTCTGAGTTTGAAGCAAGAGCGAAAGGTTTACAGCAAGAAGAGAAAAAAGCGAATGAAGCTGCTCAAAAACTACAAAAAGATGGTATGACGCTATCTGAATCTGAAAAAGCAAAATTAACTAAAGTAATTAAAGCGTTCCAAGATAAAGCGAATACGTTCTCTACTGATTACCGTAAACGCGAAAATGAAGAAGCTAATAAATTATTAGTTAAAATTCAAGATGCAGTCGCGAAGATTGCCAAAGAACAAAAATATGATCTTATTTTGAAAGCAGAAGCTGCTTTTTATGTTGTTGATTCAGTTGATATCACCAATCAAGTTTTACAACAGGTTAATAAATAA